A genome region from Manihot esculenta cultivar AM560-2 chromosome 5, M.esculenta_v8, whole genome shotgun sequence includes the following:
- the LOC110608197 gene encoding cytochrome P450 CYP82D47 has product MDYNSPYFNTTIAGIFVLLLFSCYLQRKWRSRAFKGKLAPQPQGAWPLTGHFALLTGTQDPHLTLSAVADTYGPVFTIRIGVRPLLVVSSSEVAKEIFTSNDSNVTFRPALVASKLLGYNYAFFPFTPGGPYWREMRKIAISELLSNSRLELLKHIRSQEVETSIKELYRAFVNKKTIEMKQWFSDLNLNVLLRMIIGKKYFGAGGVGDEKERRRLQEEIKVLFHYLGMLVLRDAVPFLGWMDVGGHEKAMKKNAKELDDFMVKWLQEHKQKRSNNLDDAEDEKDFMDVMLSILDGKSLEGYDADTIIKAVSLSLIASNETVTVGMTWALAALLNNKPLLKKAQQELDKIVGKERLVDEKDIDKLDYLQAIVKETLRLYPPAFIPGPRQFIEDCTIGGYHVPKNTWLMVNVWKIQRDPRVWPDPTEFKPERFLTTHKNVDVRSQNFELLPFGGGRRGCPGASHSLHMIHLTLATLLHAFEISTPTDAAIDMTPGFGLSNMKIAPLEVVVSPRLPPSCFEQ; this is encoded by the exons ATGGATTATAATTCTCCATATTTTAACACTACCATAGCTGGGATCTTTGTCTTACTTCTCTTTTCCTGCTATCTGCAAAGGAAATGGAGATCTAGAGCTTTCAAGGGCAAACTCGCACCCCAACCACAGGGTGCATGGCCTTTAACAGGTCATTTTGCCCTTTTAACAGGAACCCAAGATCCTCATTTAACATTGAGTGCTGTAGCAGACACATATGGTCCAGTTTTCACTATCAGAATAGGAGTGCGGCCTCTTCTGGTGGTGAGTAGTTCGGAGGTGGCTAAAGAAATATTCACCTCCAATGATTCGAACGTAACCTTCCGTCCTGCATTAGTGGCCTCGAAACTTTTGGGCTATAACTATGCGTTTTTTCCTTTCACTCCCGGCGGTCCATATTGGCGTGAAATGCGCAAGATAGCCATCTCAGAACTTCTCTCTAACAGCCGGCTTGAGCTTCTCAAGCATATTAGAAGCCAGGAAGTGGAAACCTCCATAAAAGAGTTGTACAGAGCATTCGTGAATAAGAAGACTATTGAAATGAAGCAATGGTTCAGTGACTTAAATCTGAACGTCCTTCTTAGGATGATAATCGGCAAGAAATACTTTGGTGCTGGTGGTGTCGGTGATGAGAAAGAAAGACGACGATTACAAGAGGAAATAAAGGTGCTTTTTCATTATCTGGGGATGCTTGTCCTGAGAGATGCTGTTCCATTTCTTGGATGGATGGATGTGGGTGGACATGAGAAGGCAATGAAGAAAAATGCTAAAGAACTCGATGATTTTATGGTGAAATGGCTACAAGAGCATAAGCAAAAGAGGTCTAACAATCTTGATGATGCTGAAGATGAGAAAGACTTTATGGACGTTATGCTTTCAATTCTTGATGGCAAAAGCCTTGAAGGCTACGATGCTGATACAATCATCAAAGCCGTATCCTTG AGTTTAATTGCCAGCAATGAGACCGTAACAGTTGGTATGACATGGGCGCTTGCAGCATTGCTAAACAACAAGCCTTTGTTGAAAAAGGCTCAGCAAGAACTAGACAAAATTGTCGGCAAGGAAAGATTAGTAGATGAGAAAGACATCGACAAGCTTGATTATCTCCAGGCTATAGTTAAAGAGACTCTAAGACTTTACCCACCAGCATTCATCCCTGGACCTCGTCAATTCATTGAGGACTGCACTATAGGTGGCTATCATGTCCCCAAAAATACTTGGTTGATGGTGAACGTTTGGAAAATCCAAAGAGACCCTCGTGTTTGGCCAGACCCAACAGAGTTCAAACCAGAAAGGTTTCTCACAACCCACAAGAACGTCGATGTCCGGAGTCAAAATTTTGAGTTGCTTCCATTTGGAGGTGGCAGAAGAGGTTGCCCAGGAGCATCCCATAGCCTTCATATGATCCATTTGACATTAGCCACTTTACTTCATGCATTTGAAATCTCCACTCCCACAGACGCAGCTATTGATATGACTCCAGGCTTTGGACTGTCAAATATGAAAATTGCTCCACTTGAAGTTGTTGTCTCACCTCGCCTGCCACCCAGTTGCTTTGAACAATAA